Genomic segment of Bdellovibrio bacteriovorus:
ATGAACAAAATCAAAGAGTTCAGTTCAGTGGATCAATCTGTTGTGATCGAACCCGGTGTTGTCACTGAAGCTTTACAAGAGTTCGCTCACTCTAAAAATCTTTTCTATCCCGTTGATTTTGCGGCGACAGGTTCGTCGCAAATGGGCGGCAATATCGCAACCAACGCGGGCGGCATCAAAGTCGTTCGTTATGGTTTGACTCGCGAGTGGATCATCGGACTGAAAGTGGTGACGGGTTCTGGTGAGGTTCTTGAACTGAATAATGGCCTCGTTAAGAATGCCACAGGCTACGATCTTCGCCACTTGTTCATCGGTTCTGAAGGAACTTTAGGTTTTATCGTTGAAGCGACAATCCGTTTGGCTCCTGCGCCCCCACCTATGAAGGTGTTGGTGATGGCCGTCAGTGGTCTTGATGCCGTTATGAAAGTCTTTGCGGAATTTAAAACCAAGACTTCACTAGTAGCGTTTGAAATGTTCTCGGACAAAGCTTTGAACAAGGTTTTAGAAAACACCGGCCTGCCGGCTCCGCTAGAAACCAAAGCTTCTTTTTATGTGTTAGCTGAAGTGGAAGCTCGCAACGAGCAAGATGAAGAACATGCTTTGGGCGTTTTTGAAAAATGCTTAGAAGAAGGTTGGGTGATTGACGGAGTCATCAGTCAATCCGACGTTCAAGCGGCGACCTTTTGGCGCTACCGTGAAGACATCTCTGAGTCTTTGGCAAAGTATTCTCCCTACAAGAATGATATCGCCGTCACAATTTCAAAAGTGCCACCGTTCATGGATGACTTAGACAAAGTTTTGGCGCAAGCCTACCCCACTTGGGAAGTCGTGTGGTTTGGTCACATCGGTGACGGTAACTTGCACATCAATATTTTGCGTCCTGCGGGAATGACAAAAGAAGAGTTCGTGAAAGAGTGCCGCAAAGTCGACATCATGGTTTTTGAGACGGTAAAAAAGTATAAGGGATCCATTTCTGCTGAACACGGTGTCGGTATGACAAAACGATCTTTCCTTTCTTACACCCGCTCTGAAGCCGAGATTGAAATCATGCGATCAATCAAAAAAGTGTTTGATCCCGACATGATTATGAATCCGGGAAAAGTCATATAAGATAAGAATAAGCTCACATCCCCGGGGGTAAACAACGTCTCAACAACGGACGAAAGACGTTGCCGCGGATGAAGATGGAGCAACTATCACGACATTGCATAGTTTTACTTCGAGAAATTTTCTGAATATTCCGAATAGCTTCCTAGGGCTAAGAACCTTGTTAGGAATTATTCATGAGAACTCTACGGTACGTTACTTTATGCTTGGGACTATCGCTGATCCTTGTCGGCTGTTCAATCAACACCGCTCTTTTCGGAAGTTCAAAATCAAAAGGGTCTTCTTCGGGCGGCGACAACTTGCAAGCAGTCAAAGGCAACTTCCCTTTGATGACACCGTTCACCGGACAATTTAAAAATTATCTGCGAGCCGCACCCAACAAGAAATTCGTGTTCGCTAATGCCTTTAATGACATTTATGTCGTCTCTGAATCAGGCACTTATTTAAAAAGTTTTACTCCCGCAGATACTTTCAGCGTTAATGGTCTGACCGTTGACAGCAGCGGAAACATTTACATCGCGGGTGCTGCTGCTTCTCCAAATGAAAACACCCACCGATTTATTCGAAAATACGATATTAACGGCACCTACTTGGGTGAAATTGTAACCTATGGAGATGAAGATCCCGGCGCTGGAGTTTATGTGCCACTTCCTACGCAACCCCGCATTGGGGCCGACGGTTCCATCTATGTGGCATTCAACGCTGAAATTCGTAAATACAATTCAGCGGGTGTACACCAACTGACTTTCGGTACGGGAACTCAAGCCGCCAATGACGGTGAGATCAATGGAGCTCCGGTCTTCACTGTGAACAGCGATGGAAGTATTTATGTGGCTGACATGTGGTCAGACCGGGTGCAGCTTTTTAATGCCGATGGTACTTTCAACTCTAAATTCACTTGGCCACGACAAATTGCTATGTCGATGCTAGAAGACCTTCAAAAAAATGCCGACGGAAACTTTCTTCTTACCGAGCGTATGGGCAGCGATGCTCGCATCACATTTTTTGATCCGACAGGGGCTCTTCTTTTTTCACTCAATGGTTCCGAAGGTGGAGGCGCTGCATGGGGAACGAGTGACCTCACGACAGCCACTGTTTCGGAAAACCGTCTTTATGTCGGCTATCGCGAGACCGTGTATGTTTTTAATGCCTCCACGGGAGCTTACGTAAAAGACTACCTTCCGGGAATGAAAAACCCAACCAGCGTTCTGCAAGCTAAGAACGGTCATTTCTATGTGGGAACCGATAAGGGCGTTGAGCAGTTTAATGCCAAGGGCGACTGGCAAAGAACTTTCGAGCCCGTGGCTCAGATCACTGCTCTTGCAGTGACTAGCAGTAACGTCCTTGTTGTTGCAAACGCCTCTACTCCGACGACTCTTAATAAGTACGATCTTGATGGAAATCTTTTAGGTACCGTCGTTGTGCCAGCCCTTGCGGCTCCGTACAGTATGTCTGTGGATGCCAACGACAATATTTACATCGCCGATCTTGGCGGCGGTGGCTTGCAGGTTCTATCAACGGCATTAGGCACAGCCTCTGCTTTTCCTGGAGCGATTGGAGTTCCCTCAGGCGTCCACTGCGCCAAAGATGGAAGTATTTTGGTACTGGATTTTGACGGTACTAAATCCATCCCCAAAAGATTCAGTGCTGCGGGAGCTCTGCTAGATACGTTCGATGCCGCCGGTGCCGACGTCGATGTAGGAACTGCCTTAGGCATCACTCAAATCGGCAATGGCCGCGTTTATATTGCAGGCACTATCAAAAACAAAATCTACGAGTATGAAGCTGATGGGACCTACGTCACGAATTTCGGCAGTGCAGGTACGCAATTAAATCAATTCAACCAACCCTGGAGCATTTTTGCCGATGCCTTCGGAAGTCTTTTTGTCGTGGATAAAAGTAACGATGCCGTCAAAAAATTCAAACCGGACGGCACCCTGCTTTACGAATAAAAAACATCTTTGCAGTCGGTCTTAGTAAACGACACGCGTGCGGATAGAACGTGATAGCTTACCAATGTCGGCTGCGAGCGCTTGAGCTTGCGCCGAATGAACGTCCATGACCAGATAACCGATTTTTTCGTCCGTCGACAGGTACTGGCCTTCGATATTGGCGCCAGCTCTAGAAATCAAACCATTGATTTCACCCAACACACCCGGTTCGTTCTTATGAACATTCAAAATACGCGATGTTCCCTGCTTCACCGGCAGATCCACATTCGGAAAATTCACTGCTCCAGACGAGGATCCAATTTTCAAATAGCGACGGAAACTTTCTGCGACTTCCATGCCGATGGCATATTGAGCTTCTTCTGTACTACCGCCAATGTGCGGAGTCAAAATCACATTCGGAATTCCTTGAAGTGGAGATTTAAATTTCTCTTTATTAGAGGCAGGCTCTTCAGGGAACACGTCGATCGCGCAACCGGCAATGTGCTTTGATTTAAGCGCCTCAACCAGAGCTTCGATCACCACCACCGTACCACGGCTGGCATTGATCAGGTGACTTCCTTTTTTCATCATCGCTAGTTCCTTAGCGCCGATCATGTCTTTGGTTTCTGAAGTTTCTGGAACGTGCAAAGTCACAAAATCGGAGACTTTCAATAATTCTTCCAAAGAAGATTTAGCAACAGCATTCCCCAAAGGAAGTTTTTTAATCACATCATAAAATACGACTTTTAGGCCCATCGATTCCGCAAGAATACTGACCTGGCTTCCGATATGACCATAACCGACAATGCCCAAGGTTTTACCGCGCACTTCGCGAGAGCCTTCAGCCGATTTCACCCACTCGCCAACATGGGCCTTCGTGTTTCTGTCACCCAATTGGCGGGACAAAGAAATCATTTCAGCGATAACCAATTCTGCGACCGATCTTGTGTTGGAGTGAGGGGCATTGAAAACAGGAACCCCAGACTCTCGCGCAGTCATTAAGTCGACCTGATTTGTACCAATGCAAAAGCAGCCAATCGTTGTTAGGTGAGGATTGCTCTTTAGAACATTGGCGGTGATTTCTGTTTTTGAGCGAATGCCTAAAACGTCGTAGTTAGGAAGAATCTTCAGTAATTCTTCTTCAGAAGGTGCATGCGGGATCAGGTCCACTTTGTACCCTTCAGAAATCAAAGTTTGCTGCGCTACTGGATGGATGTTTTCAACAAGAAGAATTCTAAGAGCGCTCACTCGCACCTCCGCTAGAATTAGTTTAATCCGACGGCCTTATAAGTCATTTCAAAAATGAACGCTTGCCAGAGAGAGTCCTGCTGACGAAGTGCGCAAAGTATAGTCAAAGTCATATTCCCAAGAGAGACTAAATACCTATGGCAACAACTCGAGTATTTTCTCTACTTATCGTCGATGATGACCCGTTAGTTCAACAATCGTTGAAGATGTGTTTGCCGAATCATTGGAAAGTTTTTTCTGCGCCGACTTTAGAAGCCATTCAATATGAACGATTCTATCACGCTGCTTTCGTGGATATGCACTTAGAGCCTGGCACCACTAAAGCCGCAGGTCCGCAGGTCATCGAAAAATTAGTGAAGCATAACAACCAGCTTGAAGTGGTTGCGATGTCGGGAGATTTAAGTCGTTCTTTGATGGAGAGCTGTCTTAAAGCCGGCGCCCAGCGTTTTCTCGCTAAACCTTTAATGCCTGAAGAAATCCTGTTGATCTTAGAAAAAATCGAAGCACTTTGGGATTTACGAAGTATGGATCCGAGTTCTTCTCGCCATACCACTCGCTGGGTGGGAAATTCTTCTGCTTCAATGAAAATAAAAAAACGCATTGCCGATCTTCGCGGTGAAACAAATGCCGTACTGATCGAAGGTGAAACAGGATGCGGAAAAGAAGTCGTTGCCCGACTTCTGCACGAGCAAGAAGGTGACAGACCTTTTATCGCCGTGAATCTAGCAAGCATTCCGGAAAATTTATTTGAATCCGAAATGTTCGGCCATGTTAAAGGGGCTTTTACCGG
This window contains:
- a CDS encoding FAD-binding oxidoreductase; this translates as MSTALIELESFLQKDQIKTDEESLKYWGKDWTTYFDIKATAIVFPRSTDDVVAIVKWARKNKVALVPSGGRTGLSGSAVASQGEVVVSFDQMNKIKEFSSVDQSVVIEPGVVTEALQEFAHSKNLFYPVDFAATGSSQMGGNIATNAGGIKVVRYGLTREWIIGLKVVTGSGEVLELNNGLVKNATGYDLRHLFIGSEGTLGFIVEATIRLAPAPPPMKVLVMAVSGLDAVMKVFAEFKTKTSLVAFEMFSDKALNKVLENTGLPAPLETKASFYVLAEVEARNEQDEEHALGVFEKCLEEGWVIDGVISQSDVQAATFWRYREDISESLAKYSPYKNDIAVTISKVPPFMDDLDKVLAQAYPTWEVVWFGHIGDGNLHINILRPAGMTKEEFVKECRKVDIMVFETVKKYKGSISAEHGVGMTKRSFLSYTRSEAEIEIMRSIKKVFDPDMIMNPGKVI
- a CDS encoding NHL repeat-containing protein, giving the protein MRTLRYVTLCLGLSLILVGCSINTALFGSSKSKGSSSGGDNLQAVKGNFPLMTPFTGQFKNYLRAAPNKKFVFANAFNDIYVVSESGTYLKSFTPADTFSVNGLTVDSSGNIYIAGAAASPNENTHRFIRKYDINGTYLGEIVTYGDEDPGAGVYVPLPTQPRIGADGSIYVAFNAEIRKYNSAGVHQLTFGTGTQAANDGEINGAPVFTVNSDGSIYVADMWSDRVQLFNADGTFNSKFTWPRQIAMSMLEDLQKNADGNFLLTERMGSDARITFFDPTGALLFSLNGSEGGGAAWGTSDLTTATVSENRLYVGYRETVYVFNASTGAYVKDYLPGMKNPTSVLQAKNGHFYVGTDKGVEQFNAKGDWQRTFEPVAQITALAVTSSNVLVVANASTPTTLNKYDLDGNLLGTVVVPALAAPYSMSVDANDNIYIADLGGGGLQVLSTALGTASAFPGAIGVPSGVHCAKDGSILVLDFDGTKSIPKRFSAAGALLDTFDAAGADVDVGTALGITQIGNGRVYIAGTIKNKIYEYEADGTYVTNFGSAGTQLNQFNQPWSIFADAFGSLFVVDKSNDAVKKFKPDGTLLYE
- the serA gene encoding phosphoglycerate dehydrogenase is translated as MSALRILLVENIHPVAQQTLISEGYKVDLIPHAPSEEELLKILPNYDVLGIRSKTEITANVLKSNPHLTTIGCFCIGTNQVDLMTARESGVPVFNAPHSNTRSVAELVIAEMISLSRQLGDRNTKAHVGEWVKSAEGSREVRGKTLGIVGYGHIGSQVSILAESMGLKVVFYDVIKKLPLGNAVAKSSLEELLKVSDFVTLHVPETSETKDMIGAKELAMMKKGSHLINASRGTVVVIEALVEALKSKHIAGCAIDVFPEEPASNKEKFKSPLQGIPNVILTPHIGGSTEEAQYAIGMEVAESFRRYLKIGSSSGAVNFPNVDLPVKQGTSRILNVHKNEPGVLGEINGLISRAGANIEGQYLSTDEKIGYLVMDVHSAQAQALAADIGKLSRSIRTRVVY